ACGAAGAGAATCCCCGACAGGGCGAGCGCCACGGGGAGCGAGAGACCGAGCGCCAGCAGATAGACCGGTCCGTACGAAAAGCTCACGAGGAAGGCGAGTGAACCGACGACGAGGAACGGCACCGAATCGACCGGTGTTCCGTGGCGGTTCGTGGGCTTCATGGTTTCGAGTGTGGCGGCCACGCACGTATATCGTGTCGGCCACGGGTCCGTGTCACTCACTCCTCGACCGACGATATAAGTCGATGTGTCCGGTACTACGAACAAATGGCTTCTGAGGGTGACATCCGCGTGTTGATCGTGCTCGATCTGCTGCTCTCGGCGGCCTTCGGCACGATCGTCGTCTGGGGGCTCTCGCTGCTCGGCGTGCTCGCTTTCTCGATTCGAACGGTGGCGCTCGCGGCACTGGTCGTGGCGGCGATCACCTATCTGGCCGTGTTGCGCTGAGTCGGCGGTTGATGGGTGATTTTATACGCGCGCGGCAATCCGCTCTACCATGCCCATCTCCGAGCGCGATTCGGCCTCGCTCATCACCCACGCACTCGCACGCGACACGCTCTCACGGCTGCGAAGCACCGAGACCGAACAGGTCGCCTTCCGGAAGGGACTCGTCAAACTCGGGCGCATCTGTGGCTACGAGATCATCGACGGCGCGATGGAGACCGAGTACGTCTCGATTCAGACACCGCTGGCCGAGACCACCGGCGAGCGCGTCAAGGGTCTCGACGATGTCGTCATCGTCAACGTCCTCCGCGCGGCGACGCCGTTCGTCGAGGGGCTGCTGAAGGCCTTTCCACGAGCGAAACAGGGCGTCATCAGCGCCGGCCGGGACGAGGAAGCCGGCATGACCGACGGCGAGTTTCCCATCTCGATCGACTACACGAAACTCCCCGAAATCACCGAAAACGACACGGTCATCGTCGCCGATCCGATGCTCGCCACCGGCTCGACGATGTGCACCGTCCTTGAACACGTCCTCGCCGACGCGCCCGAACCCGAGGACCTGTTCGTGCTCTCGGCGGTGAGCGCCCCCGACGGCCTGCTTCGGGTCGGCGAACGGTTCCCCGAGGCCGACCTTCTCACCGTGAGCATCGACGACCGCCTCGACGAGAACGGCTTCATCGTGCCGGGACTCGGTGACGCCGGCGACCGCGCGTTCCGCACGCAGTAATCGACCACTTGCGCCGGGTTCCGACACCGCCAACCCCTTCGTTTCGAGTGGAGATTCTGCAACCGGGACGAACGCCGATTCGACGGGCGTGCGGCCTCAGTCGACGCGCTCGGCGAAGCCAAACCGTGGTTTCACGTCCGCGATGCGAACCCGTACTCGCTCGCCTTCCTCGGCGTCGGAGACGAACACGGTGTAGTCGTCGACTTTGGCGATCCCGTCGCCCTCCTCGCCCGTGGCGGTGATCTCGACTTCCAGTTCGTCGCCGACCTCGACGGGGGCGGTCATGCGGCCCTTGCCGACCAGGTAGAGCTCCGAAGATTCGTCGCGCGAGGCGTCGGGCCGCACGGTTCTGACGTACTCGAATTCCCCTTCGATGTCGGCCTCCAGACCGTCGAGGTCGCGGCCGTCGAACACCTTTACGACGAGGTCGCCGCCCGGTGTGAGTACCTCCCGAGCCACGTCCAGGGCCTGACGGGCGAGATGGACCGAGCGCGCGTGATCGAGGTCGTACTCGCCGCTCATGTTCGGGGCCATATCCGAGAGCACGACGTCCGCCTCGCCGATATCGGCCTTCAGCTCCGCCCTGACGTCCTCGTCGGTGAGATCGCCACGGCGGGTCTCGACGCCGTCGATCGCTTCGATGCGCTGGCGGTCGACGCCGACGATGCGACCCTCCGGTGCGCGCTCGGCCGCGACCTGGAGCCAGCCGCCGGGTGCCGCGCCCAGGTCGATCACGGTGCTGCGATCGGTGAAGAGGTCCGCCGTCTCGTCCAACTGCTGGAGCTTGTAGGCCGACCGCGAGCGGTAGCCCTGCTGTTTTGCCTTGTTGTAGTATTCGTCCCGGCGCGCCATCGGCGAGGCTACTCCACGGGCGCGTAAACGCCCTTCGCTCGACGGATCGAACGCACATCTTTTATAACCCGGCTGTCCGTACCGATGCCATGTTCAACGCCATCGTGAGCGCGGGGACGCTCCGGACGGCCCTCGATTCGGTGAGTGTGCTCGTCGAAGAGTGCAAACT
This region of Halococcus sediminicola genomic DNA includes:
- the upp gene encoding uracil phosphoribosyltransferase, producing the protein MPISERDSASLITHALARDTLSRLRSTETEQVAFRKGLVKLGRICGYEIIDGAMETEYVSIQTPLAETTGERVKGLDDVVIVNVLRAATPFVEGLLKAFPRAKQGVISAGRDEEAGMTDGEFPISIDYTKLPEITENDTVIVADPMLATGSTMCTVLEHVLADAPEPEDLFVLSAVSAPDGLLRVGERFPEADLLTVSIDDRLDENGFIVPGLGDAGDRAFRTQ
- a CDS encoding 23S rRNA (uridine(2552)-2'-O)-methyltransferase, giving the protein MARRDEYYNKAKQQGYRSRSAYKLQQLDETADLFTDRSTVIDLGAAPGGWLQVAAERAPEGRIVGVDRQRIEAIDGVETRRGDLTDEDVRAELKADIGEADVVLSDMAPNMSGEYDLDHARSVHLARQALDVAREVLTPGGDLVVKVFDGRDLDGLEADIEGEFEYVRTVRPDASRDESSELYLVGKGRMTAPVEVGDELEVEITATGEEGDGIAKVDDYTVFVSDAEEGERVRVRIADVKPRFGFAERVD